The Aedes albopictus strain Foshan chromosome 2, AalbF5, whole genome shotgun sequence region AATTCAAATGGTGGGCAGGTACTCAATTTCCCGTCAACCATCATCTGCACGCATACCGTAATTTCATGTTTCATCGAATCACTCCTCCTGAATTTGAATCATTCCACTCAGTTCCGTTCCACCATCTGTTACCCTTCCTACATACCTACCTAGTAGGCAACTAAAGCACAAGAGTCCTCCTGCCTGGTATCTTTTTTATTATTCTGCCTCGTAAGCACTATTATTTCCATTCACTACTTATGATGGCTTGCGCTAGTACTCACGAGCACGCTGCTCCCTCGCACACACACCCCTCCGATCCACCCCAGCGTACCGTACGCGGAGAACATAAGGAGAGTGTAACAACCATCAGGTTGGGCTAGGTTAGGAAAGTGCACGTCAATAGCGCCACCTACTTACACACGACGATGGATGGACGGACGACGGACGGCGAAGGCGAAGGCGTCCTACTACTGTAGCTCCACTCTCTTCTGATCAAGAATGGGTTATTTTTAGACACGAAACTCAAACAAGGCGCCCGCGTGCTATATTTAGGAGGAACACGGGGAAAATGTTCTGATTCTGCTTCTGATGGCATGACTCTTCTGTTTCGAGAGGACTCGACGTATACGGACTTATGGATACGAAGTGTGCCGGGCAGCACTTTGCGTGCGCCGCTGCCGGTGTCCCTTGCATGCACCGCACCATACACTAATGTTAACTGCCACCCGGCGCCATGGTGAAAAACCATTCATTAGGACTTTGCGAGGAATAATAAATCATCTTTAAAACCACTACTGGACATGGACGGGATACTTTGAACGAAAGCGAAGTGGAATGGAAATTCATTGTTGGCTATGTGCTATGTTTACCTAGTATTTAATGCCTAATTGCATACGGGTGAACAGTTTTATCAATCATGCTTTGTTGCAATATTGATTGTGTGTGGAATTGATTAAGGCTTAAACTAATTAATTTCATcgcaaaaaaatataataaaaaatggCAGGAAACAAAAcatgttttgatttatttataacTGATATGTATAGTTCACTGGAGTAAATAAATCAAATATTCTAGCTCAATTACATCACATCATTTCATGGTATTGTATCACAACTCATTGAGaaatagaagtttttttttatttttcgacaTTCAGAAAAAATGTCAAACAATTGTATAAAATTTGAATAGAAAGTATTTATCTTGAAACTAATATTTATAACATATTTCGTAATAATATTACCTGATAAAAAAGTGTATTGTCCTCATTAGACCAGTGGGctttttattacaattttagttattttaacatcatctttGATGCAAGATATTTTAGAAGTTTATAATATAAtatgttatagaaaaatattataacagcATAACATCATATGTTATCAACTCGATATAACATTCTTGTCGGCAGCAATTCAATCTATGTAACACCATCAATTATTTAATAtccttattatcgagatttttaacCAGGGCAAAATAATCGATGATATGCATTCATCTGTGATTGAAGGTTGACTAGAAATAAATATAATCATTCTCATTGTGTACATGTTTCAATGATTGTGAATACTGTCTACATCATCCATCAAACAGTTATAAATTATCCATGAAATAAAACATGTTGTTCATGCTGCAATGCACATGTCAATAAACTTGGACATGATTGAAATCAACATTATCGAGAGAGAGAAGTATATGTAGAGCTCTAGAGCACTATCGTTTTAAGAATATAATTGCAATCCCAACTACTTTTTTCAACAATTGAACAATtgaaaaacaatcaaaatactattgatttacaacttttcttttcgttgatttcgaaaaatttgacctatttgcaataacttttgttcaagcacttttttcggaaactttCCTTCCCACAACTTTAAACGACTATTTGTATGACAAAAAagtcttggcatagaaatagtcggtAAAAGTCgttggaaggaaagggttaataaACTTAAACAAAGAATCATAAAACATGTTGTCAGTGTCTTCGAATATAATGTAACAAGTAATCCTTGAATCAAAATACTTCAAGCACCTCCCCAACCGTAACACATGATTTCCTGGCAACCCTGCCGAGCAAAAGAAGCGGTTTCTAGTGCCTCGTGTTTATTTACAATTTATCGGTAAAAAACCAAAAGATTAATCGCAAGTGATTTAAGATCTTATTCTCCAGTGTGAATTATCTTAAATAGTGTGCTTAAAAGGTAGGGTTTGTGATTTTTATGAGCAAATAAGTGCTTTAAAAGTTTTTCTATCCTGaaagtgtagttttttttttgttcataataCATCTATACGAACAATAGCTCAGAACTGTTATACGGTCTAGAATTCATTAATACGCCATCACCTTGCATGCAAGTTATTCTGTGTGTTGGTAGAAAATACCATCATCTTATCAAGCAGTATTATTTACATGATAAGTTTCAATCATTATCAACTTCGTATCAGAACAAAATTTGTTCTATGTGCATAAATGTTTACAAATGTGTTTATTATGAAAGGTAGAAAAATCTGCCTTCTTTGTATCCTAGCTTGATAACGCAACGAAATTTCTACGCCAACCTTTATGCTTTCAGCAACAATATGAGTACTTTCGATGAGAAGCAAATGGACATTGATGGAGCAGATGATGTAATCGACAGCTGCACCGTCAAAAGTGTTCCATCATGCTCATCATCTATCCTGAATTCTTCGGTCAATGGTGATGATTtctacgaagacgacgacgacttcGAGGACGGTGTTAACGTCACCATAATGTCCGCAACAACTACGGCTGACAAAACAGCGGTAGCAATCAGTGCTTCGGAATCAAGTCTACCCGGTAATCAACAGCAAATCAAGTTGAATGGAGCTGCTAGGAAGCGGTACAAGCGTATGATTGCTGATGGAGTAGACTCAAAGGAGGCGTACCGTCTCGCTCGCATTCCGTGGCAAACACCAGTTTCAGAAAAACGGTCGCGCAACTCCGATCTTAGTGGCTCTAACAGTAGTGGAGGGAATCCGCCTAAGAAAcaaaatttctgctcaaattctgATCCAAAAAATGGATCAAACAATCCACCTCAGATGAAATTTTCGGTCCAAAATCGTTTACAACTGCATTCAAATGTACGCTCTGGACGTGTAGAAACGATACAGAGCGAcaacaagccgtctttcagttctGTTTTACAATACGTTAGGGTAGGAATCGTTCCGAAAGACTACCCTGACGTAGAACTTTCCTCTCAACAATTATTAGCAACACGAAAAGCCATTCTTGCGAAAGTTGTGCAACAACGTAAAGAATTAATTAAATCCAAATTTGGTCAATGTTCGTTCAGGCCCGGGCATCTTATTCTCGTCTGCAAAAACCAAGAAACAGCGGATTGGCTAAAAGGCACAGCTTCTACTTTATCCATTCCTGGAGAAGTAGAACTCGTTGCCTTGGACGAGAAAATCATTCCACGGTCTGAAATTATTATCGGGTTCTTTCCTGTGAGCGCAGAAGACAGCACAGATGAGATTCTGGCGCTTCTCGAAAGCCAAAGCGATGGGTTAAACACAGATGAATGGCGCATAAAGGAGCGAAATACCATCAATGAATTACACGCTGAACTTATTTTTACGGTTGATGGAGCTTCGATGGACACAATCAAGAAGTGTGAATTCCTTCTTGATTATAAGTTCGGGACAGCTCCACTCCGTCGCAAGCTTCCTCCAAGAAATAAAGCATCAAATCAAACGACCGATGGATCGGACGAAATTGTTGGTAATTCTGGGATGATTGGCAAACCAGCAGAGCAGCCCACTGCTCCGACTGGGTCGGGAGGACTTGAGCAGACGAAGATCCCTTTGCAACACCTCAAGAACACTGGAGACATGGCATGTGATCCAAACCCTGGAATGATATGTTTACCTGGTACTAGTGGGATTGGAAATGCTAGTAATCGGCTATCttccaaaaaaatccctaaagaacctCGTAATAATAAATCAGGGTTAAATGGTCAAGGGTCTCCAGGATCTAAAGGCACACTCGCATTGGGAtctaaacgacatgccaaaagtTCTTCGGCCAATCTTAACCAAACAATCGATAATGAAAATCCTATTCACAAAAATAAATACATTGTAAAGTACATTAAAAGTTTGGGTGATCGTGGAACCAACATAGGGGGGATAAAAGCTCCCCAAGAAAGCGATACTGTAGAAAAACAAGGAAATGGAAAGAAATAAGTTCAATAAAATCAATATGATGAATAACATTAATACACGAAATACTGATAATACTATCACAAATACCACTGACGTTACTAACGCCACTGATAACAGTCGGGATAATAAACAAATTGGATTCATTCAAATAAATTTACACCATGCAAAGGGAGCAACTGCGGTACTTCACAAAAGGTTTCAAAGCAAACTGGATATTGTCCTGATTCAGGAGCCATGGACCAATAACAACAGAGTATTGGGAATACCCACAAATTCTAACAAATTAATATATGACGGTAATCAAAATAACCCTCGAACTGCTATTCTAGTTAACAGCAGAATGAGCTATTTACCAATTACGGAGTTTATCAGAAGAGATATTGTTGTAATTTTAATTGAAGTTCCTACTTCTCGAGGATTGTCGGAATTATATGTTGCATCCGCATATTTTCCTGGAGAGttgcaagaaattcctccacctgATGTTTTAGATTTTATTACGTATTGCAAAAAGAAAAACAAGCCGTTTATCATAGGTTGTGATGCAAATGCTCATCACACAGTATGGAACAGTACCGATATTAA contains the following coding sequences:
- the LOC134288875 gene encoding uncharacterized protein LOC134288875, with amino-acid sequence MSTFDEKQMDIDGADDVIDSCTVKSVPSCSSSILNSSVNGDDFYEDDDDFEDGVNVTIMSATTTADKTAVAISASESSLPGNQQQIKLNGAARKRYKRMIADGVDSKEAYRLARIPWQTPVSEKRSRNSDLSGSNSSGGNPPKKQNFCSNSDPKNGSNNPPQMKFSVQNRLQLHSNVRSGRVETIQSDNKPSFSSVLQYVRVGIVPKDYPDVELSSQQLLATRKAILAKVVQQRKELIKSKFGQCSFRPGHLILVCKNQETADWLKGTASTLSIPGEVELVALDEKIIPRSEIIIGFFPVSAEDSTDEILALLESQSDGLNTDEWRIKERNTINELHAELIFTVDGASMDTIKKCEFLLDYKFGTAPLRRKLPPRNKASNQTTDGSDEIVGNSGMIGKPAEQPTAPTGSGGLEQTKIPLQHLKNTGDMACDPNPGMICLPGTSGIGNASNRLSSKKIPKEPLGGFNTSLKHHGVQNESLAFSARAVTRDNETIANNNPQSGKEPLAHPHVQGVKNSSLGEWHGAERENGNSQNVATFAAYESFLGSMQSMQSERSGSARRSRTTNCNTLHNCIIDSILHPTGGSGCVSVLGMLPHRPGQPARRGDHHRWVHLTLCKQSTGKKNVNVIRRRHHGRQAIDGKTGIVINNGNNDDDDERRRPHLRGPTTLATPHWVLLGEWKCKKNG